In Myxocyprinus asiaticus isolate MX2 ecotype Aquarium Trade chromosome 3, UBuf_Myxa_2, whole genome shotgun sequence, the following proteins share a genomic window:
- the LOC127424884 gene encoding zinc finger and BTB domain-containing protein 44-like isoform X1 gives MGVKTFTHNSPSHSQELLDKLNTLRSEGHFCDITIRVQGQLFSAHKVVLACCSDFLRAKLSGKLAEEETVIVGDDNKHVLDLHHVTVAGFTPLLEYAYTSTLSISTENIIDVLAAASYMQMFAVANTCSEFMKSSILWNSASGGTSSTHPPGLHRPPETIEGHASCTLAPVDALSPSPVSSECSVPERPMPVCRESRRKRKGFASPQLATSTSPQVPNPSPSSSSFPESSAQALEPSLAFSWTYPFGMDRRFTPEKSKLPEGLLEPSGATGQDSSGRALVEYLACEGPRGLGVGGAAGVEEEEEEEDVRVKVERLSDEEVHEESSQLISAPHSSLSDQQTVPGNEHTQEDLLISPQSSSIGSMDEGVTEGLQSIQDTPNTTGHMEEDERLENVQYPYHLYISPSNRPGINGPERPFQCPTCGVRFTRIQNLKQHMLIHSGIKPFQCDRCGKKFTRAYSLKMHRLKHEGKRCFRCQICSATFTSFGEYKHHMRVSRHIIRKPRIYECKTCGAMFTNSGNLIVHLRSLNHEASELANYFQTSEFLLPDYLSNMQEEEGLGHFEMSEQTFEAASSSSSVQTPVISQVSSSMNYESHPPAPPPQTPNLRSGQGREPGDHPKTAVTSLQDLEEDKGGEREGRKKKALVSITIE, from the exons ATGGGTGTGAAAACCTTCACTCACAACTCGCCCAGCCACAGCCAGGAGCTTTTGGATAAGCTCAACACCCTGCGCAGTGAGGGCCACTTCTGTGACATTACCATTCGTGTACAAGGCCAGCTGTTTTCTGCCCACAAGGTAGTGCTAGCCTGCTGTAGTGACTTCCTTCGAGCAAAGCTGTCTGGGAAGCTAGCTGAAGAAGAGACTGTAATTGTCGGCGATGATAACAAACATGTACTGGATCTTCATCATGTTACAGTTGCCGGTTTCACTCCTCTTCTGGAATATGCATACACTTCCACCCTGTCCATTAGTACAGAGAATATCATCGATGTACTGGCTGCAGCTAGCTACATGCAGATGTTCGCAGTGGCCAACACTTGCTCTGAGTTCATGAAGTCTAGTATTCTGTGGAACTCAGCATCAGGTGGTACCAGTAGCACCCATCCCCCAGGTTTACACAGGCCTCCAGAGACCATTGAAGGCCATGCAAGTTGCACCCTTGCCCCTGTAGATGCTCTCTCACCATCCCCAGTCTCATCAGAATGCAGCGTACCGGAGCGGCCCATGCCAGTGTGCCGCGAGTCTAGGCGTAAGCGCAAAGGCTTTGCTAGCCCGCAGCTAGCAACCTCTACCTCTCCACAAGTCCCCAACCCCTCTCCATCCTCTTCCTCTTTCCCAGAGAGTTCAGCGCAGGCTCTGGAACCATCCCTGGCCTTCTCCTGGACATACCCTTTTGGGATGGACCGGCGATTTACACCAGAAAAATCTAAATTACCAGAAGGTCTCCTGGAACCATCCGGAGCAACAGGGCAGGACTCTAGCGGACGCGCCCTGGTGGAGTATCTCGCTTGCGAGGGCCCACGTGGCCTGGGTGTGGGGGGTGCGGCAGGTgtagaggaggaggaagaagaggaggatgtACGGGTGAAGGTGGAGAGGCtgagtgatgaagaagttcatgAAGAGTCTTCTCAACTCATCAGTGCTCCCCACAGTTCTCTGAGTGACCAGCAGACTGTTCCTGGCAATGAACACACCCAAGAAGATCTACTCATCAGCCCCCAGTCTTCATCCATTG GCTCCATGGATGAGGGGGTGACGGAGGGTCTCCAGTCCATTCAGGATACTCCGAACACTACTGGCCACATGGAGGAGGATGAGAG GCTGGAGAATGTCCAATACCCATACCACCTGTACATCAGCCCCTCCAATCGTCCAGGAATCAATGGCCCTGAACGGCCCTTCCAGTGCCCTACATGTGGTGTCCGCTTCACCCGAATACAGAACCTTAAACAACACATGCTTATCCACTCTG GTATTAAGCCATTCCAATGTGACCGCTGCGGGAAAAAGTTTACGCGGGCTTACTCCCTGAAGATGCACCGGCTGAAGCACGAAGGTAAACGCTGTTTCCGGTGCCAGATCTGTAGCGCCACTTTCACTTCCTTCGGTGAATATAAGCACCACATGAGGGTGTCTCGCCACATCATCCGCAAGCCTCGGATTTACGAGTGCAAAACGTGCGGCGCCATGTTTACCAACTCTGGCAATTTAATCGTACACCTGAGGAGTCTCAACCATGAGGCGTCAGAACTAGCAAACTACTTCCAGACCAG TGAGTTCCTCCTCCCAGACTACCTGAGCAACATGCAAGAGGAAGAGGGGCTGGGACACTTTGAGATGAGTGAGCAGACCTTTgaagctgcctcctcctcttcctcagtcCAAACACCTGTTATCTCCCAAGTCTCCTCTTCCATGAACTATGAGAGCCACCCTCCCGCACCTCcaccccaaaccccaaacctcaGATCAGGGCAAGGAAGGGAGCCAGGGGACCACCC
- the LOC127424884 gene encoding zinc finger and BTB domain-containing protein 44-like isoform X2 translates to MGVKTFTHNSPSHSQELLDKLNTLRSEGHFCDITIRVQGQLFSAHKVVLACCSDFLRAKLSGKLAEEETVIVGDDNKHVLDLHHVTVAGFTPLLEYAYTSTLSISTENIIDVLAAASYMQMFAVANTCSEFMKSSILWNSASGGTSSTHPPGLHRPPETIEGHASCTLAPVDALSPSPVSSECSVPERPMPVCRESRRKRKGFASPQLATSTSPQVPNPSPSSSSFPESSAQALEPSLAFSWTYPFGMDRRFTPEKSKLPEGLLEPSGATGQDSSGRALVEYLACEGPRGLGVGGAAGVEEEEEEEDVRVKVERLSDEEVHEESSQLISAPHSSLSDQQTVPGNEHTQEDLLISPQSSSIGSMDEGVTEGLQSIQDTPNTTGHMEEDERLENVQYPYHLYISPSNRPGINGPERPFQCPTCGVRFTRIQNLKQHMLIHSGIKPFQCDRCGKKFTRAYSLKMHRLKHEVSSSSQTT, encoded by the exons ATGGGTGTGAAAACCTTCACTCACAACTCGCCCAGCCACAGCCAGGAGCTTTTGGATAAGCTCAACACCCTGCGCAGTGAGGGCCACTTCTGTGACATTACCATTCGTGTACAAGGCCAGCTGTTTTCTGCCCACAAGGTAGTGCTAGCCTGCTGTAGTGACTTCCTTCGAGCAAAGCTGTCTGGGAAGCTAGCTGAAGAAGAGACTGTAATTGTCGGCGATGATAACAAACATGTACTGGATCTTCATCATGTTACAGTTGCCGGTTTCACTCCTCTTCTGGAATATGCATACACTTCCACCCTGTCCATTAGTACAGAGAATATCATCGATGTACTGGCTGCAGCTAGCTACATGCAGATGTTCGCAGTGGCCAACACTTGCTCTGAGTTCATGAAGTCTAGTATTCTGTGGAACTCAGCATCAGGTGGTACCAGTAGCACCCATCCCCCAGGTTTACACAGGCCTCCAGAGACCATTGAAGGCCATGCAAGTTGCACCCTTGCCCCTGTAGATGCTCTCTCACCATCCCCAGTCTCATCAGAATGCAGCGTACCGGAGCGGCCCATGCCAGTGTGCCGCGAGTCTAGGCGTAAGCGCAAAGGCTTTGCTAGCCCGCAGCTAGCAACCTCTACCTCTCCACAAGTCCCCAACCCCTCTCCATCCTCTTCCTCTTTCCCAGAGAGTTCAGCGCAGGCTCTGGAACCATCCCTGGCCTTCTCCTGGACATACCCTTTTGGGATGGACCGGCGATTTACACCAGAAAAATCTAAATTACCAGAAGGTCTCCTGGAACCATCCGGAGCAACAGGGCAGGACTCTAGCGGACGCGCCCTGGTGGAGTATCTCGCTTGCGAGGGCCCACGTGGCCTGGGTGTGGGGGGTGCGGCAGGTgtagaggaggaggaagaagaggaggatgtACGGGTGAAGGTGGAGAGGCtgagtgatgaagaagttcatgAAGAGTCTTCTCAACTCATCAGTGCTCCCCACAGTTCTCTGAGTGACCAGCAGACTGTTCCTGGCAATGAACACACCCAAGAAGATCTACTCATCAGCCCCCAGTCTTCATCCATTG GCTCCATGGATGAGGGGGTGACGGAGGGTCTCCAGTCCATTCAGGATACTCCGAACACTACTGGCCACATGGAGGAGGATGAGAG GCTGGAGAATGTCCAATACCCATACCACCTGTACATCAGCCCCTCCAATCGTCCAGGAATCAATGGCCCTGAACGGCCCTTCCAGTGCCCTACATGTGGTGTCCGCTTCACCCGAATACAGAACCTTAAACAACACATGCTTATCCACTCTG GTATTAAGCCATTCCAATGTGACCGCTGCGGGAAAAAGTTTACGCGGGCTTACTCCCTGAAGATGCACCGGCTGAAGCACGAAG TGAGTTCCTCCTCCCAGACTACCTGA
- the LOC127424869 gene encoding A disintegrin and metalloproteinase with thrombospondin motifs 8-like codes for MVSIIGCHTFVLVNLLMSQIALSELNEEEETVPVNLTLRRGVFWRSGERQRFKINAFGQIFLLDLTPDSRFVAPVLNVQRIKAQNLPAVLHGSRSEGALRDDTKYEDSGADLRGCFYTGTVNSEKESVVAVSLCHGIQGTFITKRDEYFIRPKASGKTAGHFLQVHVVKRRFFPNSQTASKMLFDQVKVDQLGTKSNLNSSEDLDGKLRRTKRFVSTARYIETLVVADASMARFYGDEIKHYLLTVMSIAAQIYAHPSLKNAVSLVVVKMLVLEDEEMGPELSSNGGVALRNFCMWQQRFNPGSQRHPEHYDTAILFTREDICGYHDCDTLGVADIGTMCDPKRSCSVIEDNGLQAAFTVSHELGHVLSMPHDDSKNCEKWFGHLNGQHMMAPFFVHLNKTLPWSPCSALYITEFFDNGHGDCLLDPPENTLPLPAELPGHTYGLDRQCQQAFGEEYTHCPNAPEDQACAQLWCREEGKIQCTTRNGSLPWADGTPCGEDRRCREGLCMSSALEEAVKEKVPVNGGWGEWGPWGPCSRTCDGGVEFSHRECTAPVPQNGGSYCVGQRVKYQSCNTQTCPEDHGKSFREEQCEKYNSDRYLDIQGNVKQWIPKYSGVSPRDRCKLVCRAKGSNEFKVFEAKVVDGTTCGPDTTSICIQGQCIKAGCDLVIGSNQRLDKCGVCGGDGTTCRKIGGSLNEATFGYNDIVTIPAGATNIDIKQRSHRGITHDGNYLAVKAEDGTYILNGNFSVSMAEQDIPVPGAMLRYSGSSTSLERLLSFNTLREAITVQLLSTAGDASPPRIKYTFFLQRDIPFSKPGTESRISPHVLLPFGGADWVLGEWSECSKSCGAGWSRRSVECRDGEGSLSFLCDADLQPADIRPCGDLPCPMWQMGPWSACSRTCGPGERHRNVVCMDYTGKVLEHDKCNPDKRPEVGVGECFYQDC; via the exons ATGGTATCCATAATTGGTTGTCATACATTTGTCTTAGTGAATCTCCTTATGTCTCAGATTGCTCTGAGCGAGCTAAACGAGGAAGAGGAGACTGTGCCAGTAAACCTTACACTTAGAAGAGGTGTTTTTtggaggagtggggagagacagcGTTTTAAGATCAACGCATTTGGTCAAATTTTCCTGCTTGACCTGACACCGGATAGCAGGTTTGTGGCTCCAGTATTAAACGTGCAACGCATTAAAGCACAGAATCTCCCCGCAGTTCTGCACGGCTCCAGGAGCGAAGGTGCTCTCAGGGATGACACTAAGTACGAGGACAGCGGTGCGGATCTCAGAGGCTGTTTCTACACAGGAACAGTCAACTCTGAAAAGGAATCGGTAGTTGCTGTCAGTTTATGTCATGGCATTCAGGGTACTTTCATAACGAAAAGAGACGAGTACTTTATTCGTCCCAAAGCAAGTGGCAAGACCGCTGGGCACTTTCTGCAGGTGCACGTCGTTAAAAGGCGATTTTTTCCCAACAGTCAGACAGCGTCAAAAATGctctttgatcaagtgaaagttgACCAATTGGGGACAAAGAGCAACCTGAACTCTAGTGAAGACTTAGACGGCAAACTGAGACGTACAAAAAGATTCGTGTCAACCGCGAGATACATCGAGACACTGGTGGTTGCTGACGCTTCAATGGCACGATTCTATGGAGACGAGATAAAG CACTACTTACTGACTGTGATGTCCATAGCAGCACAGATCTATGCGCACCCTAGCCTGAAAAATGCTGTTAGTCTGGTGGTAGTGAAGATGTTGGTTCTGGAGGATGAGGAGATGGGGCCTGAGCTTTCTAGCAATGGCGGTGTTGCCCTGCGAAACTTCTGCATGTGGCAACAACGTTTCAACCCAGGCAGCCAGAGGCATCCAGAACACTATGACACTGCCATCTTGTTCACTAGAGAG GATATTTGTGGATACCACGATTGTGACACTCTGGGTGTAGCTGATATTGGCACTATGTGTGACCCCAAAAGAAGCTGCTCCGTTATCGAGGACAACGGCCTTCAGGCAGCTTTCACTGTGTCACATGAACTCG gcCATGTACTCAGCATGCCACATGATGACTctaaaaactgtgaaaaatggTTCGGCCATCTCAATGGACAACATATGATGGCTCCTTTCTTTGTCCACCTCAACAAAACTCTTCCCTGGTCCCCATGCAGTGCTCTGTACATCACAGAGTTCTTCGACAATGGCCACG GTGATTGCTTGCTGGATCCACCTGAGAATACCCTCCCTTTACCTGCAGAGCTCCCCGGCCACACATATGGACTAGACCGTCAGTGCCAGCAGGCTTTTGGGGAGGAGTACACCCACTGCCCCAACGCCCCTGAAGATCAAGCCTGTGCACAGCTGTGGTGTCGAGAGGAAGGAAAGATACAGTGCACCACTCGGAATGGAAGCCTGCCCTGGGCTGACGGCACTCCCTGCGGGGAGGACAGGAGATGTCGTGAGGGTTTATGCATGTCAAGTGCACTGGAGGAGGCGGTCAAGGAGAAG GTGCCAGTCAATGGAGGGTGGGGTGAATGGGGCCCTTGGGGGCCGTGCTCACGGACATGTGATGGGGGTGTGGAGTTTTCTCACCGTGAGTGCACTGCTCCAGTGCCACAGAATGGAGGATCATACTGTGTGGGACAGAGGGTCAAATACCAGTCCTGCAATACTCAGACATGCCCAGAAGACCAtg GAAAAAGCTTCAGAGAGGAACAATGTGAAAAATACAATAGTGACCGTTACTTGGACATTCAGGGGAATGTAAAGCAATGGATCCCCAAATATTCTGGTGTCTCTCCACGAGACCGCTGCAAGCTCGTCTGCAGAGCCAAAGGGAGCAACGAATTCAAAGTGTTTGAAGCCAAG GTTGTGGATGGCACCACCTGTGGACCAGACACCACATCTATATGTATTCAGGGACAGTGTATCAAAGCTGGTTGTGACCTGGTGATAGGCTCCAACCAAAGACTGGATAAGTGCGGTGTCTGCGGGGGTGATGGGACAACCTGTAGGAAAATAGGTGGCTCACTAAATGAAGCTAC TTTTGGTTACAATGATATTGTTACCATTCCTGCTGGGGCCACTAATATTGACATAAAACAACGCAGCCATCGAGGCATCACACACGATGGTAACTACTTGGCGGTGAAGGCAGAAGACGGAACCTACATCCTGAATGGAAATTTCTCAGTGTCAATGGCAGAACAGGACATCCCAGTGCCTGGAGCAATGCTACGCTACAGTGGCTCTTCAACCAGTTTGGAGCGGCTCCTCAGCTTTAACACGCTTCGGGAGGCCATCACCGTCCAGCTGTTGTCCACAGCAGGAGACGCCTCACCCCCCAGGATCAAGTACACCTTCTTTTTGCAAAGGGATATACCTTTTAGCAAGCCTGGCACAGAGAGCAGGATTTCACCACATGTTCTCTTGCCTTTTGGTGGGGCTGACTGGGTCCTGGGTGAATGGTCTGAGTGCTCCAAGAGCTGTGGTGCTGGATGGTCCAGGAGGAGTGTGGAGTGTAGAGATGGGGAGGGGTCCCTGTCCTTCCTCTGTGATGCTGACCTGCAACCTGCAGACATCCGGCCCTGTGGGGATCTGCCCTGTCCCATGTGGCAGATGGGGCCGTGGTCAGCATGCTCACGGACTTGCGGACCAGGAGAGCGCCACCGTAACGTAGTCTGCATGGACTACACAGGCAAGGTTCTAGAGCATGACAAATGCAACCCAGACAAGAGACCAGAGGTAGGTGTAGGGGAATGCTTTTATCAGGACTGCTAA